In Deinococcus puniceus, one genomic interval encodes:
- a CDS encoding CHASE2 domain-containing protein has translation MLLSPESSLARYTVPAAAVLAAALALLLPDNVRLQDALNRALPSPADTRVVVVGIDDASLRDYGRLDSWPRELYGQALNTLDEAGARAIGIDVILSDPAQNDQRLADAFSRPNVVLATAPGEDSPANPDWRSPTGVSALNIASDGLVRSFQAAYRENDTASAQSKLVPSLARQVAVIAGRDVPLDTTPRVLRYSRPDLERLPVLSFRDVVNGNVRYSDLQGRVVLIGLTATGLGNGGLGGQTLRDVTGEVVSGALLQARAVSSLLSAPFQPIPVWLTVLLCVLAASAAVLARGLWGFGIAMLALSLAVPLWLANIVLPGVTISLAAILGTALVALERWWNLRNLGTLDPLTGFGNRLAFTRAVEHRWAARTERPLGLLLVDLSGFRKVNDTYGRNAGDELLRDLAARIQTHKRRGDVIFRWGADEFAILLDNTDDLDLAVITERVQRSLDTIQYRDIPLRASVGAATTTPDIRTPIELIEAASRSRYRMKYQRDQRE, from the coding sequence ATGCTGCTCTCCCCTGAGAGCTCGCTGGCCCGCTATACCGTTCCGGCGGCGGCAGTCTTGGCGGCGGCCCTGGCCCTGCTGCTGCCCGACAATGTGCGGCTGCAAGACGCCCTGAACCGCGCCCTGCCCAGTCCCGCCGACACACGGGTGGTGGTGGTGGGCATCGACGACGCCAGCCTGCGCGATTATGGACGGCTCGACAGTTGGCCCCGCGAACTGTACGGTCAGGCCCTCAATACGCTGGATGAGGCGGGGGCGCGGGCCATCGGCATCGACGTGATCCTCAGCGATCCGGCGCAGAACGATCAGCGCTTGGCCGACGCCTTTAGCCGCCCGAACGTGGTGCTGGCGACTGCCCCCGGCGAAGACAGTCCCGCCAACCCCGACTGGCGCTCCCCCACTGGAGTCAGCGCCCTGAATATTGCCTCCGATGGCTTGGTACGTTCTTTTCAGGCCGCGTACCGGGAAAACGATACGGCCTCGGCCCAGAGCAAACTGGTTCCCAGCTTGGCCCGGCAGGTGGCCGTGATCGCGGGGCGCGACGTGCCGCTGGACACCACTCCGCGTGTGCTGCGCTACAGCCGCCCCGATCTGGAGCGCCTGCCCGTGCTGTCCTTCCGCGATGTGGTCAACGGCAATGTGCGCTACAGCGATCTTCAGGGCCGGGTGGTGCTGATCGGCCTAACCGCGACTGGGCTGGGCAACGGCGGTCTGGGCGGCCAAACCCTGCGCGACGTGACGGGCGAGGTGGTGTCCGGCGCGCTGCTTCAGGCGCGGGCCGTGTCCAGCCTGCTCAGCGCTCCTTTTCAACCCATTCCCGTGTGGCTGACCGTGCTGCTGTGCGTGCTGGCGGCCAGTGCGGCGGTGCTGGCGCGGGGGCTGTGGGGATTCGGCATCGCGATGCTGGCGCTCTCGCTGGCCGTTCCGCTGTGGCTGGCCAACATCGTGCTGCCGGGCGTGACCATTTCGCTGGCGGCCATTTTGGGCACGGCGCTGGTGGCCCTGGAGCGTTGGTGGAATCTGCGAAATCTCGGCACCCTCGATCCGCTCACCGGCTTCGGCAACCGCCTCGCCTTCACCCGCGCCGTAGAACACCGCTGGGCCGCCCGCACCGAACGCCCGCTGGGGCTGCTGCTGGTCGATCTGAGCGGATTTCGCAAGGTCAACGATACCTATGGCCGCAACGCCGGAGACGAACTGCTGCGAGACCTCGCCGCCCGCATTCAGACCCACAAGCGCCGGGGCGACGTGATTTTCAGGTGGGGCGCAGACGAATTCGCCATTCTGCTCGACAACACCGACGATCTGGATTTGGCCGTGATCACCGAGCGTGTGCAGCGCAGCCTCGATACCATCCAGTACCGAGATATTCCGCTGCGGGCCAGTGTGGGCGCGGCCACCACCACCCCCGATATCCGCACGCCCATAGAACTGATCGAGGCCGCCAGTCGCAGCCGCTACCGGATGAAGTACCAGCGGGATCAGCGGGAGTAG
- a CDS encoding FecR family protein, whose translation MSLWVGALGLGQASAQAAFLTVRDAAGRVEIQEAGNVWRTQAGISSVALGLRTGTGRAVLQSGTGQVVVGSASRLRTYQEEADLLEGQFLLRGPVAVHVQGNHLFIDGTGQVRVDLAPGGATLRVAVISGSSRLAMGTRITSVRAGQQIALKTGQISDFRETDPWYAAQFRGAGTATIEATRGGVKLFRGGAASVNAAVGDNLAAGERLTTDTGAWAEVGFSGGGYLRLTEQSELSVIAIDKTAQGREVTLQLLRGSAWNVVQKGQGGYKITTPVISTAVRGTVFRVDASGLVKVFEGQVALPSDEDATVSQGQQQQQGGQLQPLTPDALDAFNIARDAERARPLVFKLDPTPSSLRELALSARSLPDATVTATIAGRTVNLSAAEGAEGLFRLERLQDTLPEGEYAVQVKATRFGQTVTQTRQIRLDRTAPALSNLKSSVTGRILTLTGQVADAGTAQPLLTVAVGDLRYTWRVQGNFRVLLPAPASAVPIRVSVQDGAGNESYAALP comes from the coding sequence ATGAGCCTCTGGGTGGGCGCTTTGGGCCTCGGACAAGCCAGCGCACAGGCGGCGTTCCTGACGGTACGCGACGCGGCGGGCCGAGTGGAAATTCAGGAAGCGGGCAATGTCTGGCGTACACAGGCCGGAATATCGAGTGTTGCGCTCGGCCTCCGCACAGGCACAGGCCGCGCCGTCCTTCAAAGCGGGACAGGGCAGGTGGTGGTGGGCAGCGCCTCCCGACTCCGAACCTACCAAGAAGAGGCCGATCTGCTGGAAGGACAATTCCTGCTGCGCGGCCCGGTGGCGGTGCATGTTCAGGGCAACCACCTGTTTATAGACGGAACGGGGCAGGTGCGGGTTGACCTCGCGCCCGGCGGTGCCACGCTGCGGGTGGCGGTCATCAGCGGTTCCAGCCGTCTGGCGATGGGTACCCGTATTACCAGCGTGCGGGCCGGTCAGCAGATTGCCCTCAAGACCGGACAGATCAGCGATTTCCGCGAAACCGATCCTTGGTACGCGGCCCAGTTCAGGGGAGCCGGAACCGCCACTATCGAGGCCACTCGCGGCGGCGTCAAGCTGTTCCGGGGTGGGGCCGCCTCTGTAAATGCTGCTGTAGGGGACAATCTGGCTGCGGGCGAGCGCCTGACCACCGACACTGGGGCCTGGGCCGAGGTGGGCTTCAGCGGCGGCGGCTACCTGCGCCTGACCGAACAGAGCGAACTGAGCGTGATCGCCATAGACAAAACCGCGCAGGGCCGCGAAGTGACGCTGCAACTGCTGCGCGGCAGTGCCTGGAACGTGGTGCAAAAGGGGCAGGGCGGCTACAAGATCACCACGCCCGTGATCAGTACGGCGGTGCGCGGAACTGTTTTCCGGGTCGACGCCAGCGGGTTGGTCAAGGTGTTCGAGGGACAGGTGGCCCTTCCCAGCGATGAGGACGCCACCGTCTCGCAGGGTCAGCAGCAGCAGCAGGGCGGCCAACTTCAGCCCCTGACCCCCGACGCCCTCGACGCCTTCAATATTGCGCGTGACGCAGAACGGGCGCGGCCCTTGGTGTTCAAACTTGACCCCACGCCCAGTAGTTTGCGGGAGTTGGCCTTGTCTGCACGTAGCCTGCCCGACGCCACCGTGACCGCCACCATTGCCGGACGCACCGTGAACCTGAGTGCCGCGGAGGGCGCAGAAGGGCTGTTCCGGCTAGAGCGCCTGCAAGACACACTGCCAGAAGGTGAATACGCCGTGCAGGTGAAGGCCACCCGTTTCGGCCAGACGGTCACACAGACGCGCCAGATTCGCCTCGACCGCACCGCGCCCGCCCTCAGTAACCTGAAGAGCAGCGTCACAGGCCGCATTCTGACCCTGACCGGACAGGTGGCAGATGCAGGCACAGCGCAGCCTCTGTTGACTGTGGCCGTGGGCGACCTCAGGTACACCTGGCGCGTGCAGGGCAACTTCCGTGTGCTGCTGCCCGCGCCCGCATCTGCCGTTCCCATCCGGGTCAGCGTGCAGGACGGAGCCGGAAACGAGAGTTATGCTGCTCTCCCCTGA
- a CDS encoding ABC-F family ATP-binding cassette domain-containing protein, producing MLVAVQDAIKEYGPLTVLSDVTFAVQPGDRVGLVGRNGAGKSTLLRLLTGEIAPDGGIVRRAPGVRVRALRQDPVFADGSTVDSILDAAFHDLDALEAELEAAAAAMSSGTPESVMHHEAVLEHYVRRGGYERRSRKDAVTLAFGFRGRETDLVSALSGGERTRLGLAALLVENPDVLLLDEPTNHLDIVMVEWLENFLSRYPGAVLVISHDRTFLDTVTRETAYLRGGGLKVYAGGYTVFRENLDAELERQAAAAAQDAKQVAALQSSADRMKIWGLGMSKLARRAKAMQARVDRMQARATAAPPAAERTTRIVFHAPESGDVVLDARHVTRRIDGRHGPRTLFEDVNVQLRRGERVAIIGRNGAGKTTLLKALLGLEASNDPRARVLTGARVTVGYYDQALRGVDPNQTLYDVAREYVSKDPEAHDLLGTFMFPYDQHDKQAKILSGGERARLAMLKLAQEDHNLLVMDEPTNHLDMEMVESLEEALTAFTGTLIMVSHDRAFIEGLADRIWLIEDGLFYEYPGWADYKAKHKPVVAEAPAVVTAPKPAPAKGKGLWHLKRQVEVLEAEIARLEAHLMDAQNALHTAGAGADYAALGQAAHDLEAELEAKVAEWSDKQAEVEEKGG from the coding sequence GTGCTTGTTGCCGTGCAGGATGCCATCAAAGAATATGGGCCGTTGACCGTGCTCTCAGACGTTACTTTTGCCGTTCAACCCGGTGACCGCGTGGGCTTGGTGGGACGCAACGGCGCGGGCAAAAGCACGCTGCTGCGTCTGCTGACCGGAGAAATAGCCCCAGATGGGGGAATCGTGCGCCGTGCGCCGGGTGTGCGGGTGCGGGCGCTGCGTCAAGACCCGGTGTTTGCCGACGGGTCTACGGTGGACAGCATTCTGGACGCCGCTTTTCATGATCTGGACGCGCTGGAAGCCGAATTGGAAGCTGCCGCCGCTGCTATGAGCAGTGGGACGCCCGAAAGTGTGATGCACCATGAAGCCGTTCTGGAACATTACGTGAGGCGTGGGGGTTACGAGCGCCGCAGCCGCAAAGATGCCGTGACGCTGGCGTTCGGCTTCCGGGGCCGCGAAACCGATCTGGTGTCGGCCCTCAGCGGCGGCGAACGCACCCGGCTAGGACTGGCCGCACTATTGGTGGAAAACCCCGATGTGCTGCTGCTGGACGAGCCGACCAACCACCTCGACATCGTGATGGTGGAATGGCTGGAAAATTTCCTCTCGCGCTATCCCGGCGCGGTGCTGGTCATCAGCCATGACCGGACTTTTCTGGATACCGTGACCCGCGAAACCGCCTACCTGCGCGGCGGCGGCCTGAAAGTGTACGCGGGCGGCTATACCGTGTTCCGCGAGAATCTGGACGCCGAACTGGAACGGCAGGCCGCCGCCGCCGCGCAGGATGCCAAACAGGTGGCCGCCCTACAAAGCAGCGCTGACCGCATGAAAATCTGGGGCCTTGGTATGAGCAAGCTGGCCCGCCGTGCCAAAGCGATGCAGGCCCGCGTAGACCGCATGCAGGCCCGCGCCACTGCCGCACCGCCCGCCGCCGAACGCACCACCCGCATCGTGTTCCACGCGCCGGAAAGCGGAGACGTGGTGCTGGACGCCCGCCACGTGACGCGCCGCATAGACGGCAGGCACGGCCCGCGCACCCTGTTTGAAGACGTGAACGTGCAACTGCGCCGGGGCGAGCGCGTGGCTATTATTGGCCGCAACGGGGCAGGCAAAACCACGCTGCTGAAGGCCTTGTTGGGCTTAGAGGCCAGCAACGACCCCCGCGCCCGTGTTCTCACTGGCGCAAGAGTCACGGTGGGCTACTACGATCAGGCGTTGCGCGGCGTAGACCCCAACCAAACGCTGTACGACGTGGCCCGTGAGTACGTGTCCAAAGACCCGGAAGCCCATGACCTGTTGGGCACCTTCATGTTTCCTTACGATCAGCACGACAAGCAGGCCAAGATTCTGTCGGGCGGCGAGCGGGCGCGGCTGGCGATGCTGAAGCTGGCGCAGGAAGACCACAACCTGTTGGTGATGGACGAGCCGACCAACCACCTCGATATGGAAATGGTGGAATCGCTGGAAGAAGCCCTGACCGCGTTTACGGGCACCCTGATCATGGTCAGCCACGACCGCGCCTTCATTGAGGGACTGGCTGACCGGATCTGGCTGATCGAGGACGGCCTGTTCTACGAATATCCCGGCTGGGCCGACTATAAGGCCAAACATAAGCCTGTGGTGGCCGAGGCACCGGCTGTGGTGACCGCCCCCAAACCCGCGCCCGCCAAAGGCAAAGGCCTGTGGCATCTCAAGCGCCAAGTGGAAGTGCTAGAGGCCGAAATTGCCCGCTTGGAAGCGCACCTGATGGACGCCCAAAACGCCCTGCACACGGCGGGCGCGGGGGCCGATTACGCCGCACTGGGGCAGGCCGCCCACGACCTAGAGGCCGAGCTGGAAGCGAAGGTGGCCGAATGGAGCGACAAGCAAGCGGAAGTTGAGGAAAAGGGCGGGTAA
- a CDS encoding nucleoside/nucleotide kinase family protein, producing the protein MPRQDLLLAIAQRWQNLPARPVLRVAVDGVDGAGKTTFADELAHLLRDQGRPVIRASVDDFHHPCAVRYRLGRTSPEGFYRDSYDYAGLRLALLDPLGPTGTLNYRAALFDVDTDQPLERAEQQAEPGTILIVDGLFLHRPELRGIWDDSVFLRVDFAVSVPRGAARGPGYGSPDLHAESNRRYVEGNRLYFHEAQPEQWAGVVVDNKDLHNPFVCAHPDDSPSLFPAFKTP; encoded by the coding sequence ATGCCGCGTCAAGACTTATTGCTAGCAATAGCCCAGCGGTGGCAAAATCTCCCGGCGCGGCCTGTCTTGCGCGTGGCAGTAGACGGCGTGGATGGTGCGGGCAAAACCACCTTTGCCGATGAACTCGCCCACCTGTTGCGAGATCAAGGACGGCCAGTGATCCGGGCCAGCGTAGACGACTTTCATCATCCGTGTGCTGTGCGCTACCGCTTAGGCCGGACTTCCCCAGAAGGGTTTTACCGGGATTCCTACGATTACGCTGGCCTGAGGCTGGCCCTGCTTGACCCATTGGGGCCCACTGGAACGCTGAACTACCGGGCCGCTCTCTTTGACGTAGACACAGATCAGCCGCTGGAACGGGCCGAGCAACAGGCTGAACCCGGCACCATTCTGATCGTGGATGGACTGTTTTTGCATCGGCCCGAATTGCGTGGGATTTGGGATGATTCCGTCTTCCTGCGCGTAGATTTTGCCGTCTCTGTGCCGCGTGGGGCAGCGCGTGGCCCCGGCTACGGCTCGCCCGACCTGCACGCGGAGAGCAACCGCCGTTATGTGGAAGGCAACCGCCTGTACTTTCATGAAGCTCAGCCGGAACAGTGGGCGGGCGTGGTGGTGGACAACAAAGATTTACACAACCCGTTTGTCTGCGCTCATCCCGATGACTCTCCTTCTTTATTCCCTGCTTTCAAGACTCCCTAA
- a CDS encoding toxic anion resistance protein, whose amino-acid sequence MSDKSGPLSPLTPPEGLNVPASVPQVGAGDASDMVPLSPEDRARLDTLARAFVEDVLSAGTHSDTFKRKLDAVHELGAQEQRAAAQVSSRMMERPLRASKAGALAEGSDILRGLTDLRRTVEDLDPSRTPTVRGFLGKLPGGRKAQNAMDRYQSAQSHLNAILETLYRSQDELRRDNASIETEKVHLWETMQKLRQYAHVGKSVDDALSARLTTLQATDPDKARIVREELLFAVRQRVTDLLTQLAVGIQGYLALDLVRRNNMELIKGVDRASTTTVSALRTAIMVAQALGTQQAVLGQVTALNDTTGRMIGSTASLLKQQSTEIQKQAGSATVDPQIIQAAFRDVYGALDAISTYRTQALERFKDTISVLDREVSHAQTYLDRERQQASRDVALGLNVTEKGDLKL is encoded by the coding sequence ATGAGCGATAAATCCGGCCCACTCTCGCCGCTGACCCCACCCGAAGGCCTGAACGTGCCCGCTTCCGTGCCCCAAGTCGGCGCGGGCGACGCCTCCGACATGGTGCCGCTTTCGCCGGAAGACCGCGCCCGGCTGGACACGCTGGCCCGCGCCTTTGTGGAAGATGTGCTGTCGGCAGGCACGCACAGCGACACCTTCAAGCGCAAGCTGGACGCCGTACACGAGTTGGGCGCCCAGGAGCAGCGGGCGGCGGCGCAAGTATCGAGCCGCATGATGGAACGCCCGCTGCGGGCCTCTAAAGCCGGGGCATTGGCCGAGGGCAGCGACATTTTGCGTGGCCTGACCGACTTGAGGCGCACCGTGGAAGACCTCGATCCTTCCCGCACCCCCACCGTGCGCGGGTTTTTGGGCAAGCTGCCGGGTGGACGCAAAGCCCAGAACGCGATGGACAGGTATCAGAGCGCCCAATCGCACTTGAACGCGATTTTGGAGACGCTGTACCGCTCTCAGGACGAACTGCGGCGCGACAACGCCAGCATCGAAACCGAGAAGGTTCACCTGTGGGAAACGATGCAAAAGCTGCGGCAATACGCGCATGTGGGCAAATCGGTGGACGACGCCCTGAGTGCCCGCCTGACTACGCTGCAAGCCACCGACCCCGACAAAGCCCGCATCGTGCGCGAAGAGTTGCTGTTTGCCGTGCGCCAGCGCGTCACCGATCTGCTCACGCAACTGGCGGTGGGCATTCAGGGCTACCTCGCGCTCGATTTGGTGCGCCGCAACAACATGGAACTGATTAAAGGCGTAGACCGCGCCAGCACCACCACCGTCAGTGCCCTGCGAACCGCGATTATGGTGGCGCAGGCGTTGGGCACGCAGCAGGCCGTACTGGGCCAAGTGACCGCGCTCAACGACACCACTGGGCGCATGATCGGCAGCACCGCATCTTTACTGAAACAGCAATCCACCGAAATTCAGAAGCAGGCGGGGAGTGCCACCGTAGACCCGCAGATTATTCAGGCCGCCTTCCGCGACGTGTACGGCGCACTGGACGCCATCAGCACCTACCGCACGCAGGCGTTGGAGCGGTTTAAGGACACCATTTCGGTACTTGACCGCGAGGTGAGCCACGCCCAAACGTACTTGGATAGGGAACGTCAGCAGGCCTCACGGGACGTAGCGTTGGGACTGAACGTAACGGAGAAGGGAGATTTGAAGCTTTGA
- a CDS encoding flagellar hook assembly protein FlgD: MSNRTPVKLLTMLALSCAVLGAGMGQAIDIKDIPALPPTRTATPAPTTPLTPAPTAPTTPAVSAPTTLPTTGNPLTQPYRAALVGPSTLTPGGEPGVWTLQLTNTGTAEISIDHGACDLRFEVLNAAGQIVRPDPKNGICTLQMILTRANAGETINVLKINWDGKNGAGQALPAGQYTIRSAFKGQGYLIRPADVRVTLK; this comes from the coding sequence ATGTCTAACAGAACACCCGTGAAGTTGCTGACCATGCTGGCCCTCTCGTGCGCCGTTTTGGGTGCCGGAATGGGGCAGGCCATCGATATTAAAGACATTCCGGCCCTGCCGCCTACCCGCACTGCGACTCCTGCGCCCACCACCCCGCTCACTCCTGCGCCAACTGCACCCACAACGCCCGCCGTCAGTGCTCCCACTACGCTGCCCACCACGGGCAATCCACTCACTCAGCCCTACCGCGCCGCCTTGGTTGGCCCCAGCACCCTGACCCCCGGCGGCGAACCCGGAGTCTGGACACTACAACTGACCAATACTGGCACAGCGGAAATCAGCATCGATCACGGCGCGTGTGACTTGCGCTTTGAAGTACTGAACGCGGCAGGCCAGATCGTGCGCCCCGATCCTAAAAACGGCATCTGCACCCTGCAAATGATCTTAACCCGCGCCAACGCAGGCGAAACCATCAATGTCCTTAAGATCAACTGGGACGGCAAAAATGGAGCAGGCCAAGCGTTACCCGCAGGCCAGTACACCATTCGTTCGGCCTTCAAGGGTCAGGGCTATCTGATCCGTCCTGCCGATGTGCGGGTGACGCTGAAGTAA
- the gatC gene encoding Asp-tRNA(Asn)/Glu-tRNA(Gln) amidotransferase subunit GatC: protein MIDAAQIDHLAQLARLQLTPEERQTMQDDLNSILGYFEQLSAVDTEGVAEMQRPVNLVNVLRDDVPQEAFDVSVVAALAPEMQDNFIRVPRTVEAD from the coding sequence ATGATTGACGCGGCCCAGATAGACCACCTCGCGCAGCTTGCCCGCTTGCAACTGACCCCCGAAGAACGCCAGACCATGCAGGATGACCTGAACTCCATCCTGGGGTACTTTGAGCAGCTGAGCGCCGTAGACACCGAAGGTGTGGCCGAAATGCAGCGCCCCGTGAATCTGGTGAACGTGCTGCGCGACGACGTGCCCCAAGAGGCCTTCGACGTGTCGGTGGTGGCCGCCCTCGCCCCCGAGATGCAGGACAACTTTATCCGTGTGCCCCGCACCGTAGAGGCCGACTGA
- the serS gene encoding serine--tRNA ligase has protein sequence MLDLKFIRENAGAVKHAIAVKGVTLDLDELLQVDRELLELKQRVEAMQAERNANAKLVPKATPDERPTLIQKGKDLGEELKALEPQLRAHEDMLRQLLLRVPNIPHESVPVGRDDSENVELRREGTLPHFDFTPLDHVELLEKHGWADPERVARVSGSRSYLLKGDAAMLELAVLTFTMNFLAARGFTPLTTSALVRPETFVGSGHFPGGEDQVYKIDGSDLMLAGTAEVPVNSLYAGEQLPLEALPMAFAALSAAFRSEAGSAGRDVRGLIRVHEFRKVEQYVLCRADETEAMRWFEAILANAEALLQALELPYRVVQNCTGDMGAGKVLMYDIETWVPSEQIYRETHSCSYLGDWQARRTGLRYRDEHGKLVFAHTLNNTGIASPRILVPLLENHQQADGTIRVPAALRPYLGGREVLGQGAAAAVTAS, from the coding sequence ATGTTAGACCTGAAATTTATCCGCGAGAACGCCGGAGCCGTGAAACACGCCATTGCCGTAAAAGGTGTGACGCTGGATTTGGACGAGTTGCTGCAAGTTGACCGCGAACTGCTGGAACTGAAGCAGCGTGTGGAAGCGATGCAGGCCGAGCGCAACGCCAACGCCAAGTTGGTGCCCAAAGCCACGCCCGACGAGCGCCCCACCCTGATCCAGAAGGGTAAGGATTTGGGCGAGGAACTGAAGGCGCTGGAGCCGCAACTCCGCGCCCACGAGGACATGCTGCGCCAACTGCTGTTGCGCGTGCCCAACATTCCGCACGAATCGGTGCCGGTGGGCCGCGACGATTCCGAGAACGTGGAACTGCGCCGCGAAGGAACCTTGCCGCACTTCGACTTCACGCCCCTAGATCATGTGGAGTTGCTGGAAAAGCACGGCTGGGCTGACCCGGAACGAGTCGCCCGCGTGAGCGGCAGCCGCAGCTATCTGCTGAAGGGCGACGCGGCGATGCTGGAACTGGCCGTGCTGACCTTCACCATGAATTTTCTGGCTGCCAGAGGGTTTACTCCCCTGACCACCAGCGCCCTCGTGCGGCCCGAAACCTTCGTGGGCAGCGGGCATTTTCCGGGCGGAGAAGATCAGGTCTACAAAATAGACGGCAGCGACTTGATGCTGGCCGGAACCGCCGAAGTGCCCGTGAACAGCCTGTACGCGGGCGAGCAATTGCCGCTGGAAGCTCTCCCGATGGCGTTTGCCGCCCTCAGCGCCGCTTTTCGCAGTGAGGCAGGCAGCGCGGGGCGTGATGTCCGTGGCCTGATTCGAGTGCACGAGTTCCGCAAAGTTGAACAATATGTGCTGTGCCGGGCCGATGAGACAGAAGCCATGCGCTGGTTTGAGGCGATTTTGGCGAACGCCGAAGCCCTGCTGCAAGCGCTGGAACTCCCATACCGCGTGGTGCAGAACTGCACCGGAGATATGGGCGCGGGCAAAGTGCTGATGTACGACATAGAAACGTGGGTACCCAGCGAGCAAATTTACCGTGAAACGCATTCCTGCTCGTATCTGGGCGACTGGCAGGCCCGCCGAACTGGTCTGCGTTACCGCGACGAACACGGCAAATTGGTGTTCGCCCACACGCTCAACAACACCGGGATCGCCTCGCCGCGCATCTTGGTTCCCTTGCTTGAAAACCACCAGCAGGCCGATGGAACCATTCGCGTGCCTGCCGCTCTGCGTCCCTATCTGGGCGGGCGCGAGGTGCTGGGGCAAGGGGCGGCGGCAGCGGTCACGGCCTCCTAA
- a CDS encoding type III polyketide synthase: protein MLSAPAPVLRSLVTGHPPYRATQTEIREAARTLFPRMAARRGMLDVFSNAQIDSRAIARPLDWYLQPRGLGEKNAVFIEEGRALTVRLAREALARAEVAPQEVDAVLVVNTSGLSTPSLDAHLIDTLGLNRHAVRLPIWGLGCAGGAAGLARAADLVRAGFRRVLLVAVELCSLTLVKGDESQSNFVGTALFADGGAALVVTAADMPGPAPLVALPGAYSTLIEDSADIMGWDVVDEGLKVRFSRDIPALVRSMMRQNVAEALATQRWHSDNLTYVVHPGGVKVVAAYEEALGLGAGTLDASRRVLTAHGNMSSVTVLFVLEEVLKGSPSGHGLLSAMGPGFSAEHVLLEF from the coding sequence ATGCTTTCTGCCCCTGCTCCTGTCCTCCGTTCTCTGGTCACGGGGCATCCGCCCTACCGCGCAACGCAAACCGAGATCCGTGAAGCCGCCCGCACCCTCTTTCCGCGTATGGCGGCCCGCCGGGGCATGCTGGATGTGTTCAGCAACGCGCAAATAGACTCGCGTGCCATAGCCCGCCCGCTGGACTGGTACTTGCAGCCACGCGGCTTGGGCGAAAAAAACGCGGTGTTTATCGAGGAAGGCCGCGCCCTGACGGTTCGGCTGGCGCGGGAAGCCTTGGCGCGTGCCGAGGTGGCGCCGCAGGAGGTAGACGCCGTGCTGGTGGTCAATACCAGCGGCCTGAGTACGCCCAGTCTGGATGCCCACCTGATCGATACTCTGGGTCTGAACCGCCACGCCGTGCGTCTGCCGATCTGGGGATTAGGCTGTGCAGGCGGGGCGGCGGGCTTGGCGCGGGCCGCCGATCTGGTGCGTGCAGGCTTCCGGCGTGTGCTGCTGGTGGCCGTCGAACTGTGCAGCCTAACCCTCGTGAAAGGGGATGAATCTCAGAGTAATTTCGTGGGCACTGCCCTGTTCGCCGATGGCGGCGCGGCGTTGGTGGTCACAGCAGCAGACATGCCCGGCCCAGCCCCGTTGGTGGCCCTTCCCGGCGCATATTCCACCCTGATCGAAGATTCTGCCGACATCATGGGCTGGGACGTGGTGGATGAAGGCCTCAAAGTGCGTTTCAGCCGAGATATTCCGGCGCTCGTGCGTTCCATGATGCGCCAGAACGTGGCCGAGGCCTTAGCCACTCAGCGCTGGCATTCCGACAACTTGACCTATGTCGTCCATCCCGGCGGAGTTAAAGTCGTGGCCGCCTACGAAGAAGCCCTCGGCCTCGGCGCAGGCACACTGGACGCCAGCCGCCGCGTGCTGACCGCGCACGGCAACATGAGCAGCGTCACCGTGTTGTTTGTCTTAGAAGAAGTGTTGAAAGGCAGTCCCAGTGGGCATGGCCTCCTCAGCGCGATGGGGCCGGGGTTCAGCGCCGAGCATGTGTTGCTGGAATTCTGA